In a genomic window of Caloenas nicobarica isolate bCalNic1 chromosome 1, bCalNic1.hap1, whole genome shotgun sequence:
- the CDKN1B gene encoding cyclin-dependent kinase inhibitor 1B gives MSNVRISNGSPTLERMEARQSEYPKPSACRNLFGPVNHEELNRDLKKHRQEMEEACQRKWNFDFQNHKPLEGRYEWQAVEKGSSPDFYFRPPRLLKTVCKSASRQSLDVNGNCQNVVFVGSQGISEDTHCVDQKTDVSENQTDFAEQCTGQRKRPATDDSSPQNKRANTTEEEVSEDSPSASSVEQTPKKSSPRRHQT, from the exons ATGTCAAACGTCCGTATTTCTAATGGGAGCCCTACCCTGGAGCGCATGGAAGCCAGGCAGTCGGAGTACCCGAAGCCTTCAGCTTGCAGGAACCTCTTCGGGCCGGTGAATCACGAAGAGTTAAACAGGGACTTGAAGAAGCACCgccaggagatggaggaggcATGCCAGAGGAAGTGGAATTTCGATTTCCAGAATCACAAGCCGCTGGAAGGCAGGTACGAGTGGCAAGCCGTGGAGAAGGGGAGCTCGCCTGACTTCTACTTCAGACCCCCCAGGCTACTGAAAACTGTCTGCAAGTCCGCCAGCCGCCAGAGCTTGGATGTAAACGGGAATTGCCAAAACGTGGTTTTTGTCGGCTCTCAGGGAATCTCAGAGGACACTCACTGTGTAGATCAAAAGActgatgtttctgaaaatcagacGGACTTTGCAGAGCAGTGCACTGGGCAGAGGAAAAGACCTGCCACCGATG ATTCCTCTCCTCAAAATAAAAGAGCCAACACAACAGAAGAAGAGGTTTCAGAAGACTCCCCCAGTGCCAGTTCAGTGGAGCAAACACCCAAGAAATCAAGCCCAAGAAGACATCAAACGTAA